One Gloeobacter morelensis MG652769 DNA window includes the following coding sequences:
- a CDS encoding iron uptake porin, with translation MRKPSLLAGTIGLLTLLGLAGPALAEPSDTQQIDQYLQQGMGDSVAQVNSVSELTDVDPNSWAFQALKSVVERFGCLEGYPNKTYLGNRPTSRYEFAAGLNACLEKVNELITASTADKATKEDLATLQRLQEEFRNELAALRGRVDALEAKTKDIESKLFNVNSKLDASVVMAATIGGGDTSKFFFTPVPVGVGPSYGDSQFSRFVATGDANAPATALPSRALGEANASFTARTSLNIRATFTGTDELLVRMRGVAGQDLGAVFQGIASGLGTQFYALGPGNNAYDGSTVGGGVDGRAPVSFDKIRYTTNLFSDSFRIFVGPRIDIFEFIDTNSFANNEEVDFSSGFFINNPLTTFIFAGPGGGFDFQIGDFLAIRAIYIAPTGGAAGTRSGSSVPFGGSGLFGGSYTAVGELEINPIKTASIKLQYAHFLEQGAVLGTLLNGSGTSGVTDVYAANVEWAIFPSLAIFGRYGYGNSRINGVASTTFTEIESSTWQAGFALPGLFGPGNTFAAAYGQPIRVNSGQFATGLSFVPSASEGNVEVFYRFQVSDRLSLTPDVQFYINPVNSNSNAGITVGTIRATFTF, from the coding sequence ATGCGAAAGCCAAGCTTGCTTGCTGGAACGATAGGGCTTCTGACCCTCCTGGGTCTGGCCGGTCCGGCGCTTGCGGAACCTTCCGACACCCAACAGATCGACCAGTACCTGCAGCAGGGTATGGGAGATTCCGTCGCTCAAGTCAACTCGGTCTCCGAACTGACCGACGTTGATCCCAACTCCTGGGCCTTCCAGGCGCTCAAATCCGTCGTCGAGCGCTTCGGCTGCCTCGAGGGTTATCCCAATAAAACGTACCTGGGCAACCGCCCAACCTCGCGCTATGAGTTTGCCGCCGGTCTGAACGCCTGCCTTGAGAAGGTCAACGAACTGATTACCGCGTCGACCGCCGACAAGGCCACCAAAGAAGACCTGGCCACGCTGCAGCGCCTTCAAGAAGAATTCCGCAACGAACTGGCCGCCCTGCGCGGTCGCGTCGATGCCCTGGAGGCCAAGACCAAGGACATCGAATCGAAGCTGTTCAACGTCAACTCCAAGTTGGACGCCTCGGTGGTCATGGCGGCCACGATCGGCGGCGGCGACACCAGCAAGTTCTTCTTCACGCCGGTACCGGTGGGTGTGGGTCCGTCCTACGGCGACTCGCAGTTTTCCCGCTTCGTTGCCACCGGCGACGCCAACGCTCCGGCAACTGCGCTGCCCTCCCGCGCCCTCGGTGAAGCCAACGCCAGCTTTACCGCCCGCACCAGCCTCAACATCCGCGCCACCTTCACGGGCACCGACGAATTGCTCGTGCGCATGCGCGGCGTCGCTGGCCAGGATCTGGGTGCGGTCTTCCAGGGCATCGCGAGCGGCCTGGGCACCCAATTTTATGCCCTCGGCCCCGGCAACAACGCCTACGACGGTTCGACCGTCGGCGGCGGCGTCGACGGTCGCGCCCCGGTCTCCTTCGACAAGATTCGCTACACGACCAACCTGTTTAGCGATTCGTTCCGAATCTTCGTCGGACCGCGCATCGACATCTTCGAATTTATCGACACCAACTCCTTCGCCAACAACGAAGAAGTGGATTTCTCCAGCGGTTTCTTCATCAACAACCCGCTGACGACCTTTATCTTCGCCGGACCCGGCGGCGGCTTCGACTTTCAGATTGGCGACTTCCTGGCCATCCGCGCCATCTACATCGCCCCCACCGGCGGTGCGGCCGGTACCCGCAGCGGTTCGAGCGTTCCCTTCGGCGGCTCGGGTCTTTTTGGCGGCTCCTACACCGCCGTGGGCGAACTGGAAATCAACCCGATCAAGACCGCGTCGATCAAGTTGCAGTACGCCCACTTCCTGGAGCAGGGCGCGGTGCTGGGTACGCTTCTTAACGGCTCTGGAACCTCCGGCGTGACCGACGTCTACGCAGCCAACGTCGAGTGGGCGATCTTCCCCAGCCTCGCTATCTTCGGCCGCTACGGCTACGGCAACAGCCGCATCAACGGCGTCGCCTCGACCACCTTCACCGAGATCGAATCGAGCACCTGGCAGGCCGGTTTCGCCCTGCCCGGCCTCTTCGGTCCCGGCAACACGTTCGCCGCAGCTTACGGCCAGCCCATCCGGGTCAACAGCGGTCAATTCGCCACGGGCCTCTCCTTCGTGCCGAGCGCATCCGAGGGCAACGTCGAGGTGTTCTACCGCTTCCAGGTCAGCGACCGCCTGAGCCTGACGCCGGACGTGCAGTTCTACATCAACCCGGTCAACTCCAACTCCAACGCCGGGATCACGGTGGGCACCATCCGCGCCACCTTCACGTTCTAG
- a CDS encoding sulfatase: MNSSPPTAVPSALASAATAAIGMFLSTAAAIAAPPPNVVLIVTDDQAWNTLAYMPKLQSQLASQGVTFTNAFAGQSLCCPSRATILTGRYPHNHGVLGNDAPFGGALAFYDASTLPVWLQESGYRTGLFGKYFNGYSYSAFYTPPGWDEWQTFQLAGYYNYRINANGTTEDYGRSESNYSTDVLTQKAVAFITNSAASDKPFFLFLAPFAPHAPYTPAPRHAGRYADVPPWRPPNYNEQDVSDKPTWVQKLRPASPQTQTDYDKERQAYLEMLLAVDDGVESILKALESTGQRENTLVIFTSDNGLTWGEHRWWEKGCSYEESLRVPMVVSFPGVSTAARQEELLVLNMDLTATIAEAAGIAIPATVDGRSLLPILKGQAVSWREQFLFEGWQLTPTHAGVRSTAWKYMENLAGEQELYNLIGDPYELDNAVGVADYGAQVAELQTTLAQMRYSTKGMAPYLLVHSPSFGNNLLEKVGENNPAVLRTDMTAWPNRYRVYRKSARDGGLLGQMTYRDDLFPEVEAIALPDVNGNGAYEVAVQSLSADKSGRLIEVRDSLSGALIREVRPSGDVGKLDVYPDLGGNGYPEIAVLSGKEGRIELFDTRTGRKTTVSLGAPPAGGLAAQEPATFGWIPDINGNGKPEFVVLWLSRLKEVAGSQQPADPYYQVIDPLSKQTLSSVTLQSVTGVPDLVGLPDLSGNGAPEVAVLQGNAPVSVTVKDSKTGTTIATLDYPGLVYARAMAMVAAEGGPEIAVLGTGQAHANQVILKGIASGASRQITFDKNFLARDLEVLADTNGSGKAELAVLLANPDSGVLKLQLRDAGTGELVRDIPYP, encoded by the coding sequence ATGAACAGCAGCCCGCCCACCGCCGTGCCATCCGCCCTCGCTTCTGCCGCGACCGCCGCCATTGGGATGTTCTTGAGCACCGCCGCAGCTATCGCCGCCCCCCCGCCCAATGTCGTGCTCATCGTGACAGACGACCAGGCCTGGAACACCCTCGCGTACATGCCCAAACTCCAGTCGCAGCTCGCTTCTCAGGGGGTCACCTTCACCAACGCCTTCGCAGGTCAATCGCTGTGCTGTCCGTCGCGGGCCACGATCTTGACCGGCCGCTACCCGCACAACCACGGCGTGCTGGGCAACGACGCGCCTTTTGGCGGAGCACTCGCCTTCTACGACGCTTCGACGCTCCCGGTCTGGCTGCAGGAGAGCGGCTATCGCACCGGTCTATTCGGTAAATACTTCAACGGCTACAGCTACTCGGCGTTCTACACGCCCCCCGGGTGGGACGAATGGCAGACCTTTCAACTAGCCGGTTACTACAATTACCGGATCAACGCCAACGGCACCACCGAAGACTATGGGCGCAGCGAATCCAACTACTCCACCGATGTGCTGACCCAGAAGGCCGTGGCCTTCATCACCAATTCGGCAGCAAGCGACAAGCCTTTTTTCCTGTTTCTAGCACCGTTTGCCCCCCATGCTCCCTATACCCCCGCACCAAGGCACGCCGGGCGCTACGCCGATGTCCCCCCCTGGCGCCCGCCCAACTACAACGAACAGGATGTCTCAGACAAGCCCACCTGGGTGCAGAAGCTGCGCCCGGCCAGCCCCCAGACCCAGACCGATTACGACAAAGAACGCCAGGCCTATCTGGAGATGCTTTTGGCGGTCGACGACGGCGTCGAGTCGATCCTCAAGGCCCTCGAGAGCACCGGGCAGCGGGAGAACACCCTGGTCATCTTCACCTCGGACAACGGTTTGACCTGGGGAGAGCACCGCTGGTGGGAAAAAGGCTGCAGCTACGAGGAGAGCCTGCGCGTACCGATGGTCGTTTCCTTCCCGGGCGTGTCCACCGCAGCCAGGCAGGAGGAGCTGCTGGTGCTCAACATGGATCTGACCGCCACGATCGCCGAGGCGGCCGGTATCGCGATTCCCGCGACCGTGGACGGCCGCAGCCTGCTGCCGATTCTCAAAGGACAGGCAGTCTCCTGGCGCGAGCAGTTCTTGTTCGAGGGCTGGCAACTGACCCCCACCCACGCGGGCGTGCGCTCAACCGCCTGGAAATATATGGAAAACCTGGCGGGGGAGCAGGAACTCTATAACCTGATTGGCGACCCTTACGAACTGGACAACGCCGTGGGTGTGGCGGATTACGGCGCGCAGGTGGCGGAACTGCAGACAACCCTCGCCCAGATGCGCTACAGCACCAAGGGCATGGCACCCTACCTGCTGGTGCACAGTCCCTCCTTCGGCAACAACTTGCTTGAAAAAGTGGGCGAGAACAACCCGGCCGTTTTGCGCACGGACATGACCGCCTGGCCCAACCGGTACCGCGTCTACCGCAAATCTGCCCGCGACGGTGGGTTGCTGGGCCAAATGACTTACCGGGACGATCTCTTCCCGGAGGTCGAAGCGATTGCCCTGCCGGACGTCAACGGCAACGGTGCCTACGAGGTGGCGGTGCAGAGCCTGAGCGCCGATAAGAGCGGCCGGCTCATCGAGGTGCGCGACTCCCTCAGCGGTGCACTGATCCGCGAAGTGCGTCCGTCTGGCGATGTCGGCAAGCTAGATGTCTATCCCGACCTCGGCGGCAACGGCTACCCCGAAATTGCCGTGCTCTCCGGCAAGGAGGGGCGCATCGAGTTGTTCGACACCAGAACGGGCCGCAAGACCACCGTTTCGCTCGGTGCGCCGCCTGCGGGAGGACTGGCTGCCCAGGAGCCGGCCACCTTCGGCTGGATACCGGATATCAACGGCAACGGCAAACCCGAATTCGTGGTGCTCTGGCTTTCGAGGCTCAAGGAGGTGGCCGGTTCGCAGCAGCCCGCCGACCCGTACTATCAAGTGATTGACCCGCTCAGCAAGCAGACCCTCAGTTCGGTTACCCTCCAGAGCGTGACGGGTGTGCCTGACCTGGTCGGCTTGCCGGATCTCAGCGGCAACGGCGCCCCTGAAGTCGCCGTCCTCCAGGGCAACGCGCCGGTCAGCGTCACGGTCAAAGACAGCAAGACCGGCACCACGATAGCGACCCTCGACTATCCCGGCCTGGTGTACGCCCGGGCCATGGCGATGGTGGCAGCTGAGGGCGGCCCCGAGATTGCCGTGCTCGGGACAGGCCAGGCTCACGCCAATCAAGTGATTCTCAAAGGCATAGCAAGCGGAGCAAGCCGGCAGATCACCTTCGACAAGAACTTTCTGGCCAGAGACCTGGAGGTACTGGCCGACACCAACGGCAGCGGCAAGGCAGAACTGGCCGTGCTGCTTGCCAACCCGGACAGCGGCGTGCTGAAGCTCCAGTTGCGCGACGCCGGTACAGGAGAACTGGTGCGCGATATCCCCTACCCGTAG
- a CDS encoding FG-GAP repeat domain-containing protein encodes MLLKIFSTLLPTLSSRKARLIGFGLASTLALSAAPVQAQIGFAPAQTFGVGDTPRGMTIGDLDGDGTLDIVTANLGNSALSALLGNGNGTFGTLQNFPVGSRPYVPTLADLNGDGNLDAISANTTSGNLSVLTGRGNGTFATAVNYPVNGTFPADVAAGDLDGDGDLDLISVNRYSDNLSLLSNNGNGTFGAPRNLVLPSRSGPSALAIADFEGDGDPDLVTANVFSGSVSVLLNNGNGTFAAPQNYPAAGGTSDVVVGDLEGDGDLDLVTANRGVDNVSVLLGNGNGTFGATRNFAVGDYPVAIAIGDLDEDGDLDVITANRRDAGNVSVLPGNGNGTFTAALTFATGGDGATGVEAGDFDGDGDLDLAVANGFASNVGVLINTGDGTAAPVIDSITPRRGPVGTEVTITGTGFTGTTAVTFGGVGAQFTVISGTQITAIVPAGATSGPIAVTTAAGTATSARRFRVTS; translated from the coding sequence ATGCTTCTCAAGATCTTTTCGACACTGCTCCCGACCCTATCCAGCCGAAAAGCGCGGCTTATCGGTTTCGGGTTGGCCTCGACGCTGGCGCTGAGCGCCGCACCAGTTCAGGCACAGATAGGATTTGCTCCTGCGCAGACTTTTGGCGTGGGGGATACCCCTCGCGGTATGACCATCGGCGATCTCGATGGAGACGGCACCCTCGACATCGTCACCGCCAACCTCGGCAACAGCGCGCTCTCCGCACTGCTGGGCAACGGTAACGGCACCTTCGGAACTTTGCAGAACTTCCCGGTCGGCAGCAGGCCCTATGTCCCCACCCTGGCCGATCTCAACGGCGACGGCAATCTCGACGCGATCTCGGCCAACACCACTTCAGGAAATCTCTCGGTGCTGACGGGTAGGGGCAACGGTACCTTTGCCACGGCTGTGAACTATCCAGTCAACGGAACGTTTCCCGCCGACGTGGCGGCAGGCGATCTCGACGGCGATGGCGATCTCGACCTGATCAGTGTCAACCGCTACTCCGACAATCTTTCGCTGCTGTCGAACAACGGCAACGGTACCTTCGGTGCGCCCCGCAACCTTGTCCTTCCCTCCCGCTCCGGCCCCTCTGCGTTGGCCATCGCGGACTTTGAAGGTGACGGCGACCCGGACCTGGTGACGGCCAACGTCTTTTCCGGCAGCGTCTCGGTACTGTTGAACAACGGCAACGGCACGTTCGCAGCTCCCCAGAATTACCCTGCTGCGGGCGGCACCTCCGATGTCGTCGTGGGCGATCTCGAGGGAGACGGCGATCTGGATCTCGTCACAGCCAACCGCGGCGTCGACAACGTCTCGGTACTGCTGGGCAACGGCAACGGCACCTTCGGCGCCACCCGCAACTTTGCCGTGGGCGATTATCCCGTGGCCATTGCCATCGGTGATCTCGACGAGGACGGCGATTTGGATGTGATCACCGCCAACCGCAGGGATGCCGGCAACGTCTCGGTGCTGCCGGGGAACGGCAACGGCACCTTCACCGCCGCACTCACCTTCGCCACCGGCGGCGACGGGGCCACCGGCGTCGAGGCAGGCGACTTCGACGGGGACGGCGATCTCGACCTGGCGGTCGCCAACGGTTTTGCCAGCAACGTCGGGGTGCTCATCAACACCGGCGACGGGACCGCAGCACCCGTGATCGACTCCATTACCCCCCGGCGCGGGCCGGTCGGCACCGAGGTGACGATCACCGGCACCGGTTTTACCGGCACCACCGCCGTGACCTTTGGCGGCGTGGGCGCCCAATTCACCGTGATCTCAGGCACACAGATCACCGCCATCGTGCCCGCAGGAGCGACCAGCGGCCCGATCGCCGTCACCACTGCGGCCGGCACAGCGACCAGCGCCCGCCGCTTCCGGGTGACCTCTTAA
- a CDS encoding BPSS1187 family protein, which translates to MPRCIHPCVQFTLSSLSVGTVLWLAPAQAQPVAVCPERTDSQLDVPAGVVCAIQPSLTDRTIDDGSGRGYGYHVVGIPKHLDRLQGVFLYLLGSGGKPFDPGQELFTPGQSMEEGMAQNYLVISLAHANADPVGTLCGNRSSCYGAVREEIVYGTSVASEVQVDQANSIVHRLDALIGFLKRYLPADFPFPAAISGKTINWRKLRLGGSSQGGGHAGYLARDQTVERLCFLASPVDSTTQADPPRGSVETVSAHWVGEKSWQTPVERIRGVVHQGDQYYAGIAANYKTLGLRKSTSESNPNHNWVELTTPTDKPHTAPANERDFAYAREWACF; encoded by the coding sequence ATGCCGCGCTGCATCCACCCGTGCGTTCAGTTTACTTTGAGCAGTTTATCGGTAGGCACCGTCCTATGGCTTGCCCCGGCGCAGGCGCAACCGGTGGCCGTCTGTCCGGAGAGAACCGACAGCCAGCTCGACGTGCCTGCCGGTGTCGTCTGCGCCATCCAACCGAGCCTCACCGACCGCACCATCGACGACGGTTCCGGCCGGGGCTACGGCTACCATGTCGTGGGCATTCCCAAGCATCTCGATCGCCTGCAAGGAGTATTTCTATATCTGCTGGGCTCGGGCGGCAAACCGTTCGATCCCGGTCAGGAGTTGTTCACCCCCGGCCAGAGCATGGAGGAGGGGATGGCCCAAAACTACCTGGTGATCTCGCTGGCCCATGCCAACGCCGATCCGGTCGGCACCCTCTGCGGCAACCGCAGCAGCTGCTACGGAGCGGTTCGCGAAGAGATTGTCTACGGCACATCGGTCGCTTCGGAGGTGCAGGTCGATCAGGCCAACAGCATCGTCCATCGCCTCGACGCGCTTATCGGTTTTCTCAAGCGTTACCTGCCCGCGGACTTTCCCTTTCCAGCCGCGATCAGCGGCAAGACCATCAACTGGCGCAAGCTGCGCCTGGGGGGTAGCAGCCAGGGTGGAGGACACGCTGGGTACCTCGCCCGGGATCAAACCGTCGAGCGTTTGTGTTTTCTGGCCTCCCCGGTCGATTCCACCACGCAGGCCGACCCACCCAGAGGCTCGGTCGAGACCGTCTCCGCCCACTGGGTGGGCGAAAAGTCCTGGCAAACGCCCGTCGAGCGCATTCGGGGGGTGGTGCACCAGGGTGATCAATACTACGCGGGGATCGCAGCTAACTACAAGACGCTCGGCCTGCGAAAATCCACAAGCGAATCGAATCCTAATCACAACTGGGTGGAACTCACCACTCCCACCGACAAACCCCACACCGCTCCCGCCAACGAGCGCGACTTTGCCTACGCACGGGAGTGGGCCTGTTTTTAA
- a CDS encoding sulfatase, which translates to MCLWLGLALMSTAAVAQQPPNVVVIMTDDLSEQVFDEALGRGFLPAIASRLVNQGTRFRQSFTTQSLCCPSRATLLTGQYTHNHGVESNTPPDGSISAFDDRSTIATWLDAAGYRTGYIGKYLNGYGSDRNRRSPLDDPTYIPPGWDDWQALITGTMYNYVLNDNGTLIDYGEDPAEPPEEYQTDVLAERAVAFVDAAATAPFFLSVAPVAPHFEVAPGVSSCRLFPNSLRSIRPAPRHQGSASQVPLPQGAAFNEQDVSDKPTWVQAAPLLSERSIDCLGNIYRDQIESLRAVDDLTASLIAALERRGVLGNTIVLFTSDNGYLFGQHRLTGKNVIYEESIRVPLVVRLPDSTAARLVGQLAVNIDLAPTIAAWAGATPTLTVDGRSLVPLLANPELPGWRKRFLLEHGDVRGSGNSTGVRTGSRDTDYPNTVFIEFDNGERELYALDADPTQLESRHLDQPDTAAALGALASELRLCSGTTCRELEDQ; encoded by the coding sequence GTGTGCTTGTGGCTGGGCCTGGCACTGATGTCGACGGCGGCCGTTGCCCAGCAGCCCCCCAATGTCGTGGTGATCATGACCGACGATCTTTCTGAGCAGGTGTTCGACGAGGCATTGGGCCGGGGATTTTTGCCGGCGATCGCCAGTCGGCTGGTCAATCAGGGCACCCGCTTCAGACAGTCTTTCACCACCCAGTCGCTGTGTTGTCCTTCGCGGGCGACTTTGTTGACCGGGCAGTACACCCACAACCATGGCGTCGAGAGCAATACCCCGCCGGACGGGTCTATTTCGGCCTTCGACGATCGATCGACGATTGCCACCTGGCTGGACGCGGCGGGCTACCGGACCGGGTATATCGGCAAGTACCTGAACGGCTACGGGTCCGACCGCAACCGGCGCAGCCCCCTGGACGATCCGACCTATATTCCGCCGGGCTGGGACGACTGGCAGGCACTGATCACCGGCACCATGTACAACTACGTGCTCAACGACAACGGCACGCTGATTGACTACGGCGAAGATCCGGCCGAACCGCCGGAGGAGTACCAGACGGACGTTCTGGCCGAGCGGGCGGTGGCGTTTGTCGACGCGGCCGCCACAGCACCCTTCTTTTTGAGCGTGGCCCCCGTGGCCCCGCACTTCGAGGTGGCCCCCGGCGTTTCCTCCTGCCGTCTGTTTCCCAACAGCCTGCGCTCGATTCGCCCGGCGCCGCGCCACCAGGGCAGCGCCAGCCAGGTACCGCTGCCCCAGGGAGCGGCCTTCAACGAACAGGACGTTTCCGACAAACCCACCTGGGTGCAGGCGGCCCCCCTGCTCAGCGAGCGCAGCATCGACTGTCTGGGCAACATCTACCGCGATCAGATCGAATCGCTGCGCGCCGTCGACGATCTGACGGCCTCGCTCATCGCCGCCCTCGAGCGCCGCGGCGTCCTGGGCAACACGATCGTGCTTTTCACCTCGGACAACGGTTATCTATTCGGCCAGCACCGCCTGACCGGCAAGAACGTGATTTACGAGGAATCGATCCGGGTGCCTCTGGTCGTGCGGTTGCCGGACAGCACGGCAGCGCGCCTGGTCGGGCAACTGGCGGTCAACATCGACCTGGCCCCGACCATCGCCGCGTGGGCAGGGGCTACCCCAACGTTGACGGTGGACGGCCGGTCGCTGGTGCCGCTTTTGGCCAATCCCGAACTGCCGGGATGGCGCAAGCGCTTTTTGCTGGAACACGGCGACGTACGCGGTTCCGGCAACAGCACCGGTGTGCGCACCGGCAGCCGCGACACCGATTACCCCAACACGGTCTTTATCGAATTCGACAACGGCGAGCGGGAACTGTACGCGCTAGACGCCGATCCCACCCAACTCGAAAGCCGACACCTTGACCAACCCGACACAGCCGCCGCCCTCGGTGCGCTCGCCTCTGAGCTGCGTCTGTGCAGCGGCACCACTTGCCGAGAGCTCGAAGACCAATAA
- a CDS encoding BPSS1187 family protein codes for MNIRTCFASLVGAVLACSLQSMSAQAATALCPSGAHAQHDTAAGVVCVIQPSLTDPEVADRGTTNLGYGYHVVGLPTDIAAARGVFFYLMGTNGKPYDPVSQSLPSLSIVEEGIAQGFVVLQLAYPNDVAVADLCGNDGECYGPARQEIIYGSPVSAAVEIPPEQSIMHRLSALVAYLKANMPDGVVMPQAIRGAAIDWQAMRLGGSSQGGGHAGYIAHDYPTEGVCFLASPVDTVAVTTESTTRYSAVDWIAQEGWQTPAERLKGVVHRQDGSYESITTNFRALGLRRSTSTLTPNNDWLAVNIPTNKPHTSPANHRDLVDARAWACFASEDSL; via the coding sequence ATGAATATCCGCACATGCTTCGCATCGCTGGTCGGAGCCGTTCTGGCATGCTCGCTGCAGTCTATGTCGGCTCAGGCTGCTACCGCCCTGTGCCCGAGCGGGGCGCACGCCCAACACGACACCGCCGCCGGGGTGGTCTGTGTCATTCAGCCCAGTCTCACCGATCCCGAGGTTGCCGATCGGGGCACCACCAACCTGGGTTACGGCTACCACGTCGTCGGTCTGCCCACGGACATCGCCGCCGCCCGGGGGGTGTTTTTCTACTTGATGGGCACCAACGGCAAGCCCTACGACCCGGTCAGCCAGAGCCTTCCCAGCCTTTCGATCGTCGAGGAGGGGATCGCCCAGGGCTTTGTGGTCCTGCAGCTTGCCTATCCCAACGATGTGGCGGTCGCCGATCTGTGCGGCAACGACGGTGAATGTTACGGCCCGGCCCGGCAAGAAATTATCTACGGCTCACCGGTCTCGGCGGCAGTGGAAATTCCCCCTGAGCAGAGCATTATGCACCGCCTCTCAGCCCTGGTGGCCTACCTCAAAGCGAACATGCCCGATGGGGTGGTCATGCCGCAGGCCATCCGCGGCGCCGCTATCGATTGGCAGGCGATGCGCCTGGGCGGCAGCAGCCAGGGAGGAGGACACGCCGGATACATTGCCCACGATTACCCCACGGAGGGGGTCTGCTTTCTCGCTTCGCCGGTGGACACCGTCGCTGTGACCACCGAGAGCACCACCCGTTACTCGGCCGTGGACTGGATCGCCCAGGAGGGTTGGCAGACCCCCGCCGAGCGGCTCAAAGGGGTGGTCCACCGCCAGGACGGCAGCTACGAGAGCATCACCACCAACTTCCGCGCCCTGGGGCTCAGGCGCTCCACCAGCACCCTCACCCCCAACAACGACTGGTTGGCGGTGAACATACCCACCAACAAGCCCCACACCTCCCCCGCCAACCACCGGGATCTAGTCGATGCCCGCGCCTGGGCCTGTTTTGCTTCTGAGGATTCGCTATGA
- a CDS encoding cell division protein FtsX produces MIQRVTTQVDYLLREAFTGLRRNLWMIWSAVSTLAVLLFLLGLGLRASWQLQDAVSDLGSRLEISIYLDPGVRAAAVEPDLRTLVGVDEIKSVSKEQAWAALKKDLGVRSDPGESLGGNPLVDSLRVRIAQPEAVAPLAAQIQQIEGVEEVSYGSEAAQRLDQIQQAMRWMGLALTAVLGVATVAVITSTIRLIVQSRRKEIEVMQLVGATPLRISMPFILEGLAFGVAGALIAWGLIEATSRVVAQKQLELLPFLQWQPSERAAFTLPLILLGVGIALGMLGSLIAVRRAIR; encoded by the coding sequence ATGATCCAGCGCGTCACTACCCAGGTGGATTATCTGTTGCGCGAGGCGTTTACCGGCCTGCGGCGCAACCTCTGGATGATCTGGTCCGCCGTGAGCACCCTGGCGGTGCTGCTGTTTTTGTTGGGGCTGGGATTGCGGGCCTCCTGGCAGTTGCAGGACGCGGTCTCCGATCTGGGCAGCCGCCTGGAAATCTCGATTTACTTGGATCCCGGTGTGCGCGCTGCTGCCGTGGAGCCGGATTTGCGCACGCTGGTGGGTGTCGACGAAATCAAAAGCGTCTCGAAGGAGCAGGCCTGGGCGGCCCTCAAAAAAGACCTCGGAGTGCGAAGCGATCCGGGCGAAAGCCTGGGGGGCAACCCGCTGGTCGACAGCCTGCGGGTGCGCATCGCCCAGCCGGAGGCGGTGGCGCCCCTGGCCGCCCAGATCCAGCAGATCGAAGGGGTGGAGGAGGTGAGCTACGGCTCCGAGGCGGCCCAGAGGCTCGATCAGATCCAGCAGGCGATGCGCTGGATGGGGCTTGCCCTCACCGCCGTTCTGGGGGTGGCGACTGTGGCGGTGATCACTTCGACCATCCGGCTTATCGTCCAGTCGCGGCGCAAAGAAATCGAAGTGATGCAGCTGGTGGGGGCCACCCCTCTGCGCATCTCGATGCCGTTCATCCTCGAAGGGCTCGCCTTCGGAGTGGCCGGAGCGCTGATCGCCTGGGGGTTGATCGAAGCCACCAGCCGTGTTGTCGCCCAAAAACAGCTCGAACTGCTGCCGTTTTTGCAATGGCAGCCCTCGGAGCGCGCTGCGTTCACCCTGCCGCTCATCTTGCTCGGCGTGGGCATCGCCCTGGGTATGCTCGGCAGTCTGATTGCCGTGCGTCGGGCTATCCGTTGA
- the ftsE gene encoding cell division ATP-binding protein FtsE, producing MFDLPSTPTEADGTGFVGEAIACLHNVSKVYPNGCRGLHSVNLQIRKGDFLFITGPSGAGKSTLLKLLYGAEAPTEGQVEIEGNLFHRLRGRALAHLRRRIGVVFQDYQLIPTKTVEENVAVVLHAQGASRAEIQRRVGPTLRMVGLAPKAACFPDQLSGGEQQRVSIARAVVHTPPLLLADEPTGNLDAHNAWSVLQILKRLHDLGVTVIVTCHNEQLVEAFARRVVRLEAGILRELPVLT from the coding sequence ATGTTCGACTTGCCATCCACCCCAACCGAGGCAGACGGCACCGGGTTTGTCGGCGAGGCGATCGCCTGTTTGCACAATGTCAGCAAAGTCTATCCCAACGGCTGCCGCGGTCTGCACAGTGTCAATCTCCAGATCCGCAAAGGCGATTTTTTGTTTATCACCGGCCCGTCCGGGGCGGGCAAATCGACGCTGCTCAAATTGCTCTACGGGGCCGAGGCGCCCACCGAGGGCCAGGTCGAAATCGAGGGCAATCTCTTCCATCGCCTGCGCGGTCGGGCGCTTGCCCACCTGCGCCGCCGCATCGGCGTCGTCTTTCAGGACTATCAACTGATCCCCACCAAAACCGTCGAGGAGAATGTCGCCGTCGTCCTGCACGCCCAGGGCGCGAGCCGGGCTGAGATCCAGCGGCGGGTAGGACCGACTTTGCGCATGGTGGGCCTCGCCCCCAAGGCCGCCTGCTTTCCGGACCAGCTTTCGGGAGGCGAGCAGCAGCGGGTGAGCATCGCCCGGGCGGTGGTGCACACGCCGCCGCTGTTGCTCGCGGACGAACCCACCGGCAACCTGGACGCCCACAACGCCTGGTCGGTGCTGCAGATTCTCAAGCGCCTGCACGATCTGGGCGTCACGGTGATTGTCACCTGCCACAACGAACAACTCGTCGAGGCCTTTGCCCGCCGTGTCGTCCGCCTCGAAGCCGGCATCCTGCGGGAACTGCCGGTGCTCACCTGA